The DNA region CCAAAAGGGGTGGGTGTCACTGCCCCCTACTGGGTGGGATCagtcctgctgtgtgtgtgtgtgcgtgtgtgtagggcagaggtggggaaaaCAGGATTGATTCTGCATAGTAAGAGGAGGAAAGAAATTCCAGGAAACGTGAGCATGTGGCTGGTTTAAACAGGGCCCCAAAGCAGAATCCAAAGTGCTGTTTCTTAAGGTCCACTGGGCTGGTTTGATAAACCCCTTCCTGGGGCACCAGCGGAGATCAGGAACAGCCTCACATTTCTGCATTTGTCAGCCTGTAGCACTTCCCTGGCTACCATGCAAACAGCCATCCACCTGCCAACTTGGCAAACAGCATATGGCATTGcagtgtctggaaaaaaaaaagggggggggggtggggggaggcctccgGAGTAATTTCCAGGGAGGCTGAAGGGAGGAGCATTCAAATGCTATAGGGCTGTTGCCAGAAGCTACTAAACAATGCACCACAGGACAAGGACAAATGCCAGTCTATTTTAGGGGGCAGGAAGGATCCGTTCTTTTATGCAGCCTTCTGAACCTGCTGACAGTGCTAGTCTTCCTGAGTCTGTAACACAGATCCTTTACCTCTCTCCGTGCTCATCTCCTGGCCAACCCTGCCTCACTGAAACCAACGCAGATGCCCTGCTGTAAGCCAGAgcagagcctgccccctgcactgaTCGAAAGGAAGATGCGACCGATCTGAGTAAACTCTGAACTTCCACTGTCCTCAGCTGGACTCTCTGTGGCACAGCTTCCCAGGGGGctcgagggggcgggggggtcgttCGGGGTCAGCGCTACATTTCCTGAAAGCCACAGGAAACAGCCATTCTCAGGCCCAAACACGTTCCGCCCTGGATGCCTTACGGAAGGTTCACTCAGGCTCACGTGTCCGTGCACAGGAAAACAGTGCGAGCTGCTGATGTGCAGGGCCAGGGGTACGTGCATTTCTGAATCTTCTCTCGGGGGGAGCCACCTGTTGTGGAAAGAGCGGAGCCAATTCCAGGGCCCGGGTcacggctccccgtcgacagcgGCACCAGGAGTGACTTGGGTTGTTTAATTATTCAGCAAAGAACACAGTGGCTTGAAAAATTctcttcctccatctcctctctgGGGAAACATCCCCCAGGTCAGcacaactgctttggaggagtTCCAGTTTGGGACCCAGACTACTCAGCGAGGGTCCCCTTTAAAGATGAAATGATTTGCCATTGTTTTCTCTCACATTTCTCCCTTACGTCTAAGACGTGTGAGAGCCTCTGGACAGTGCGTGTTATATGCCCGATCCACAGAATATAGGAGTCTTAGGCTAAAAAGCCTGGCTTGTTAGCTGGGGTTGTGACTTGTAAAGAGTCATGCTGGAGGACCCCAGTTCAATCCCTCATGTCGGCCAAGATGGGAGCCATCACACACACTCAACCAGCAGACTAGGCTTAAGATTGGCTCTGATAGCACAATATCTCCCCAGgaccccttccactcccctgacCACTGACAGACAATTCTGGTTCCaggcccagggcatgctggggcaggaggcttcGGTTTGACTTTGTTTTAGGTGACAGAGCCAGCATTAAAGCCTCTTGCTCTTTACCGAACGCAAGGAAAAGATGTCAGAGCTACGGACTCCGTGCAGACAGGGTGCGGCCTTGGACTGAGCTTCccggaagtgtgggggggggcctGGCCAGAACTCAGGAGGGACCCGCTTACCACTGTGAGGTAAAATCGACAAACTCCGCTGAGAACTTGTCCGCCGGAAGCTGCGGCGACGGCTCCTCCACCACCTGTTTGAGCTGCTGGAACGGCGTCCCCCAGGAGTCATACGGAAACCTTAGGATCGCCAGCTCGatctgggggaggagagagaggggcagGCGTCAGGAGGGAAGACTTACCCCCCACAGCCTCTTGGCTTTAAAGCCCCATGAAGAGCTCGAGTGACACCTGCAGTAAAGAAGGGTGGAATTCGATCACTGGCTCTGTCGATTTCCAATGTGCCTTTCACCACCTACCATGTATGAACACCGTGCACATTCTTTCCCTCAGCACTGCTCTCTGGAGCGGCTGGGGACGGAAGAGATCAGGGTGTACCTCATTACTTAGGCTTAATTCCTCCCCTGCCAGAGCAGAACATAGGAGCAGGTCCCTGCTTTGCAAGGGACACTAGTGGGACCGGTGTTAAAATACAGCCAAGGGGAAACACTGATTTTCCTTCTCCCATACCAGATACATCAGTGAAtgactttttccccctctcttcatCTCATGCTTCCAGGACTCGAACCCCACTGCCGTACCCCCTatgccagggattggcaacctttggcacgcggcttgccagggtaagcaccctggtgggccgggctggtttctttacctgctgcatccacaggtttggccaatcatggctcccactggccgcggtttgccgctccaggcaatgggggctgcaggaagcggcggccagcacatcccttgccccgcgccgcttcccgcagcccccattggcctagagcggcgaaccggatccagtgggagccgtgatcggccggacctgtgcacgcagcaggtaaataaaccggcccagcccaccagggtgcttacctgccCTATGCTGTCATTCATACCCATGCAAAGCGAGTGTGTATCACCACCACCAGGAAAAAGGGAGTGGTGGATTCTGACTCACGGTGTCAGTACTGCATCCACTCTGTCAGCTCATAGCTTTACTATTCTTTGTCTTCTGAGAGTGCCTAGAGGCCCGACCAATCAAGGACCGGAGGTCCatggtgctaggtactgtacataccGGTCATAAAGTTCAGTTCTGTGccacaaagatcttacaatctaagtacaatGATAATTTCCTAATTTTCCTTTCATATGTAATAttctgtgtgaaagacccactcAAATTACAGGGGAAAATGACTATGTAGCAAATAAGTTAAATGCACACAGTGAACAAATCTGAGCTAAAACCTTTTCCCCCTCTTAGCTCTCTCCATTACCCTACTTTCAGGTGTTAACTTGTCACAGCAGTAGGTCAAAGACTGATTTTTAagttggcagtgtccctttaactccAGTTTTCCTGGCTCTCAGGGCAGATCTTCCAACTCTGAGTTTAAAGAGAGATTTTGCTAGTTAATAAGCACCgagtttatttttatctttgaaaTCAAAGAGGCTCCGAAACGACAGAATCTCCGAGTAGGGATGGACGCTGCACGATCAGCATTTCAGGCCCTTTGCTAGCGTTGGCTTGCACTGCCATCAGCTGGCCAGCTGAAGTTACACTCGAGTTGCTTTTCAGTTTTAAGCAGTACAGTCGAACCTTAAAGCAATTTACCTTAGTAACACTGGGCTCAGTTGTGTCTTTAAGGCATCAACCAGGAGAGTCCCaggactctctgtgcctcaggggaAGTGCAGGGTACAGCATAAGGGGCCAGTTCTGCTGGTTTGTGCTGAGCGAGGCAGGGCGACGCCCCCCCCCAGGGGAGTGCAGTGCCAACATAAGAACTAGACTGTGCATGCCCTGAGCACACAAGTTATCCAAGGACAGGGCTGCAGCAACCTAGGGTGACATCCTACACTCATTGCCCCACCGGCAGAGCATGGGTGGAATTATCCTGCTAGGTCAGTGGGTCCCCCCCAGTTCACATCGCTCCAGCCAGCTATTCTTGGGAAAAGCCAACACACAGGGTACATCTATACCGCAGCTGGAGGTGGACATACTAGCTTTGATCAAGCcagggtgctaaaaatagcagtttagcGGCAACGGCGCATGCGGTGGCTTGGCCTAATTGAGTACATACCTAGGACTTTGGAGGGGATTGTATTGGGCAGCCAGCCCAAGCCACTGTCTGTGCCACTCCCTAGCTAAGGTGCTCATTACCTtcatgtctgagcacctcacaatcattaatgtattAATCCTTACAGCACCCCTGGGAGGTACAGCACTGCTATTAACTTCATTgttcagatgggaaactgaggcacggggactaagggtaaatttttcaaaagtctcTATATGACTTCggctcctaagtcccattttcagaagtgacttaggagcttcaCTCTCACAGCCTAAGAcatttcagcacttttgaaaatgtcccctCGTGACTTACCTCAGGTCACACAGAGCAAGGGGATTGAACTTGTGTCTCTTGTGTCTCTCAAGTTCACACCCGAATCACCAGACCCTCCTGCCTCTTTAGAGAGGGTGATGAAAGCACACAGTGTGACATCAGGGGTCCAAAAAACAGGAATTGGCTGAGGGAGGTTCCACAGACAGTTCTTGCCCTTTAAAATTCCTCGCACCCTGCCCGGAAGGAGTGCCCGTCGTTTTTCACTTAATTCAATGGAATTCACCTTGCAGCTCAGGAGATAATTAAAGAGACGGGCTGCACTGGCTCTAGAGCAGGGTTTCTAAACCCGTGGGATTAGTGACTATCACTAGGATCTCAGATCACCTGGCTTAGTGAATTAGCACTAGGCTCCTTCCCCTTTAAACGGCAACATGTTATGGGctactggggcagggagagctgaatATCCCCCGGCTCTGGAACTGTGTCAGTGATCTGAGGGACAGGTCCAAAAGGAACCAGAACCAGAGAGCACTTCCAGCCCTGCTGAGTGTTCCCTTAAACCCCAATCCCTTTCAGAGCTGCCCTTTCAGGGCTCCATACTCTACCATGGTGATTCCCAGACTCCAGATATCCGATTTGACGCTGTATCCCTTCTGGTTTAGCTCTGGGTTGATTCTTTCAGGCTGCAAAGAGAGACGAGGACAGTTTGAAATAGACATACAGGCTCAATCCCTACATCGCTCCGCCCCTCTCCATCCCCTTGGAGTGCCTGTTAACACTGATGTGAGCTCCCCAAACTGAGCAACTCTCCCCTATGTTTCAGCTAATATCCCCGGAGCAAGTCTGCACCACCACCAGAGTGGAACGCCTTCCAGCCAGCAGTCCCGCTGCAGCACTAACCATGTTGAATGCACAGGACCAACCCCCAGGGGAGTTTTTGAGAGGAAACCCATAGAACCATTTCTTTATTCAAACTCCACTCCCCTAGTATCTCTTGGCTGGATCCGGCCTAGGGTCTCGGTTAGTCTCCCTGCAGGGACAGGCAGCAAGACTGGGGACCGGAACCGGATGGCATTTGCATTCTGAGGTCTAGATAGGAGAAGCTGAATTCCTGTTTCCCCAGTTCCCAATTCGAAACACGGTCTGGCCCGGATTTATCCAGGAGACTGGAGGCCACAATTCACTAGTGCCTCAAGACTCATGTAGGCGTTTGCCCCTCGGCAAAGTCAAATGCTCCACCGGGGGTTGTGGGCGAagaattccctcccctcccacccccccgggtAGTGTTTCACACCCATTCTCGCACAGGCATAGAAAAGTGCAAGGCAGGGGAGATCCATCTTGACTTAGAAGCTATAAACAAAGCTGCTGCTACACCGACAGATCAAACGTGGGGGGGAACCATGGGCCAAAAGGCGGCGTTGACAGCACCCGTGAATAGTGTAGCATCGTgaaccctctctccccccaggcaATGGCACTGAAAGGGTTAATGCAAACCATCTCTTTAAAGAACCAAAAGAGGCTGTGTGAATTGGCTGCTAAGTGAATCGGAAACAGCAGCTGTCCTGGGGCCCCCAGGATATCAAACCTGATGGGCCCTAATGTACCTGACCCTTCTAAATTGACCCTTCCGTGGTGCCCACAGGTGCCTTTTGCTGACTTTTCCAGGAGGAGCCTGGATGATGCTAAAAGTGTTATTGTCCCCACTTTGCAAATAGGGAAATTAAAGCAAAGTGAGGTTACCGGGGCTTCTTTACAATCACACAGTGATTCAGTGTcagctgggaacagaccccaggagtcctgattcccagccttgAGCTTTAGCGGTAAGAGCCAGCCTCGTCTTTATGTTTAcaaatagaatatcagggttggaagggacctcaggagatcatctagtccaaccccctgctcaaagcaggaccaatccccaactaaataccatccctgatagatttttgccccagatccctaaatggccccctcaaggattgagctcacaaccctgggtttagacggccaatgcacaaaccaatGAGCTATCCCTAGACACTAAATAACTACAGAGGCATGTTTCTAAGTGAGCCATTGAGAGAGATGCTGGAAGTTGCTCTGTTTTAGGTCTCCCGTTTTAAGATCATCTATTGACACATTGCTCTCTACAGTAGGGCAGTCAGTTTCCCACACATCTTCTCAACTTACAGCCATGTAGGGCTTGCATCCTGCATCCATGGTTTTAGCAACAGAGTCAACGAGGTAACCGCTAATTCCAAAATCGCACATTTTCACCTGCCCCTGTGTATTGATCAACACATTAGAGGGCTTTACATCTGCAAGAAGGAACACACACCATCGTCACTCTCACAACTGGGCCTTGCCCCATCGTTTTAAAGCATCCCTGGAAGCGAACAGGGCGGGTTAGCTTCCTACCCCCAGTGGGCACCAAAACAATATCGACTGCGTCCATCCACGGGGCACGTCATCTGCGGGGCTTTTTAGCCACTGCGCAAAGATTGGGAGCCGTTGCAAATGCAGAGGGTTGTCCACGTTGACATGAgcccctcccatgtcttacaAGCATTGCTCCCAGGGAAACTAACAGATTTCCCTGTTATTGTTACTTTGGGTAGGGCGCAGCATCATGATGTCACAGAGCAGCACCCCAAAGCTGCCCCTTGAGCACACCATCGGCAGCACAGATACCAAAAATCTCCCCAGTGAAAATCCACCGCGGGATGGGGGTGGTAAGGATGCATTAACTGAAGACGCTTTCACAGCTGCATGAAGGAAAACCCCAGAGATAAGATATGAAGGGGACAGGAGACGGGGAAGAAGGGTGGGACTCTGGAAAGACGGGAGGCGAGAGAAGAGGTGGGAGAAGGAGGCCAGGGAACTGCATGAGCGCGTTAGGGTCAGATCCTGAAACTGATCTGACACTAAAGTGGAGTGCAAAACCCCGCAAACCAAATGGAGAAATGAATGATTATTGCTATTGTAAGCTGCTGTAGCGCCTGAGAGCCCCAGTTATGAACCAGAccccactgtgcaaggtgctgtacaaacacaccacAAACATATTTTCAGCTTTAATAATTTTGGATTCCGGAGACTGGCCAGGAAATTTGGGGGGGTTGAAACACACACTGTAAGATATTTACCCTGCCGGTTTAATCGCTAATATTACCAAACATTGATCACAAATCTGGAGATCAGATGTGGTTGCCAAAAAGGAAAATATGGTAGgccccaatttttattttttagtaccTATGTTGGGCTTTTTAAAGTTTAGGTCATCTATAAATGTACATTGCATGCCTCTCCCACAGGCTAAGCtgttaggtatatctccatatatatatatatctcataaaactggaagggaccctgaaaggtcatggagtccagccccctgccttcactagcaggaccaagtattgatttttgccccagatccctaagtggtacttctcaaggattgaattcacaaccctgggtttagcaggccaatgctcaaaccactgagctatccctcccctttgtTGATCAAGCCTGCATGAGAGGGTGAACAATCTGAGGCTTGCTACCTGCCTTAGTGTAAATGCCACCAAGCGGCGGTTCTGCCCCATTCGGCACCCGAAGAGGAGTTTGCATATGCAGAACCTGATCCCAAGCccatcccagccaatgggagtttttccgtGGACTTCAAAGAGCTCTGAGTCAGGCCCATAATTCGCTAGCTGTGcccttcccagcatgcaatgggGAAGCAGAAGCAGAGGAGGAATCCAGTGAAGCAAGCAGGCAAATGATGCATTTCTTCTGCTAGCCAAGTGAAGGTGGAGGCTGTTTTCTGTGTCCAGCGTCAGGGGAGACGTGCTGGCAAGTCGATGGAGTTTTAAGAGCAGCTCAACAACCCACCACTCACCCTGAGCAGGCTTTGGGTTATCCTGGGTGGCTGgacctcccctgcctcccaaaccTCATTTATTTGGGCTATCTTTAGTGCCCCAGGCCAGGCTCTGAGTATAAGCCCTGCTGGACTAAGAGCGTGGCACAGGGCTCAGCGAGAAACAAGCAGTGCTCGAGGCTGCGCGGGTCACACTTACCTCTGTGAATTACGGAGAGCTTACTATGTAGATGTTCTAGTGCTTTTACAATCTGAAACATAACAAATCTACAGTGAACCGCAGCTGGCGGCAGCATGACGTGGCTGATCAAACCTTGCTAGCTCGCCTCTCCTGCCTCGACGGCGACTGCCCCGCGCTCGCCCCCACCGGCCCCGCTTGGGGGAACAATCTTGGTTTGTCATTTTGGCAGCACACAGCTGTGCATGCTAGGGAGGCGGTGTGCTCCGCGGCAGGTGTGGGCTAGTGCGCTGTTAGCGACTCCTAGTGGAGAGCTGAGAATGCAGCTCACCCGGGCGAGCCACCTTCAACTTTTCTTGCTGCGCAGATCTTTAAAGAAGGAATTCCTGGGGGCTGTTGCCCTCCGCCAGCCCTGGATTTACTATTCATGGCAATGGTTGTGAGGTATGTGAGCATGCAAAATGGGTTCCTGCACTGGCAAGGACACCTCCCTGATTTCCACTTGACACTCCCgctagctttcctccctccctggcaGGCTGGTCCCCTCCCCGCAACCACCAGCTAACCTTCCTCTGATCCATGCCGCTCTAAGGGAATGTGCATGCTCAGAGATCTCCTGGGAATGACATTGATGGAAAGGAAAAGCAGCTACTGTGCCCTCTCCACGTCAATCGGTTTTTCTGCTTCATAACTGAAAAGCAGATCGGCAGATTTGAGAGTATTTATTGCTCAGAGAGGCAGACCCGTAATCGTGGACCAAATACTGGAAGCCAAATAAGAATTAGCATGTGGGCTGGGTTGTGGGCCAAGTTCATCCCAGGGCTCAGATGGCAGGGACGCTAGATCCTCACAGACACATCACCCCCGCCTGTACTCACAGAGACGGCTATTTTCCCTAAGATGTCTTCAGGAATCGTCAGGCCTTTGTCAATGACATGTTTGTAGAATTTGTCCAATGAGGTATCCATCAGCTCCATGCAAATCCACACATCTCCCTGGGGGGAAAGAGAAAGCAAACATCTGCCCAGTCTCTCCTACAGCACTCGCCCTTGGCTTGCTTTTTTAACGTCTCGTAGAAGATTGCACTGGGCTTTCCGTTCTCCTCCAAGCACACAAGGGTTAAACACAATGTGTCTGATTTATATACGGTGCTGCACTACATGCTCAAGGGTTTAGCACCTAAATGACTTGAGTCTAAGccacactgaaagtcaatgggatttaagttcCTAAGTGCCTAAGGCCCCAAGATTTTCACAAGAGATTCTGGACGCTCAACCTGGATTTCTCAAAGGGGAAagattttcagaggatgggtgctcagcactttctaacAATCAGGCCCCTCTAAGGTGTCACCCGGTTCAGCACCCAGAAGCTGAGGTCCCCAAAAATCACTCGTCACTTTGGCCTAAATTACTTCTGAAAATAGGGCCCAGGGGCTTTTGAAAAATTCCCCGGTGATGAGTTCCCGGGCTCAATTCAAGTCTAGATCAGTATTTACCCTTGGAGGGATGTTTCGGAGAACTGTGTGTTACGGGTGCCTGGGTAAGATTTACTGGCTGTGATAAATGAGAGGTCAGATGAGAGAACCAAATggtccttctggctttaaactctatgcaCCTCAATGTGACAGGAGCTGATGTTCTCAGCATGCAACTGTCCGAGTCTAAACAAACACCATCGAAAATAGTGCCATAGAGACGGTTTTAACCACCTCACCCAGGATCCATGGGGGTTTTGTCTCCTCTGATCAAGGAAGCCTTTGTGAATCAGATTGTAAGTTCCTCTAGGGAGGCATCAGGTCTTTATACCTATCTGCGTAGCAGAGTGCACACCAACGGTGGTGTATTAAAACAGACACCCCAGGGAAAGACACAGCCTAAGTGCCTAGATGGCTGCGGGAAAGGCTTACAATATAGTCTAATCTTCCATCTTCTGTTATATTTTTTAACAGATGGCCCATCACATCACAGTGGCCTCCAAGCCAAGTAAGTGCAAGTGCCAAGTAGGGGAAAGACGTAGGCAGGAATCCAGAATGCTGTACCTCTCGAAAGAGCGCACCATAGAAAGTGACTGTGAAGTGGCAGTCTACCGTCCTCATGGAGATGTCCAAGTCCATCAGTAACCTCTTCTGCTCCTGGCTATTCACTGTGGCTCGGATCCGCTGGAAAAGAGAGGATTTTAGCACTGGCTGAGGAGTCTCCCAGCCGCATGCCGTGTTTCACTCGCATACGTGCGCTCACAACAGCTACGTGAGGGGAAAACTCCACACAACGCAACACACCGAAGTCCCGGCATTTACTCCAGATTCGAAATCATTTCCCCTTTTCCTGGCTCTTTTTACAGCTGAGAGGCACTGTGGTCGTATGgatagagcagggaactggggggcCAAATTCTAGGCGGGTGTAAACTGCCACCACTGCAGCAATTTACACCGGCAGAGAATTTGgtcctgggagtcaggacgcctgagttctatccctgtctctgcccGATGACTCCTTTTGTGGCTTGAGGCAAGTCTCTCAGATGTCTCAAGTCAAGCATCCAAAACTAGaggacacatttgaaaatttggtcttTAAACCTCTCCGTGCGGTAAAACAGGGATAATCGcccttacctacctcacaggggtgaggTGGGATTTATGTCTGTGAAGCCCTGACAGATCCTCGGAGGAGAGCTGCTATAGAAGGGCAAAGGATTATTGTTATTAAAACATCTCTTTCTtcatctccttttctttctctctctccttcatcaCAGGAAGGCCCCAGTGACAGCTGCCAGTGATGCTAGGGTAGCTTTATAAGCTCACACAGTTAAACGTGGACCAGATGCAGATATTCTAGGCTCTTTGGTCAAAGCCACTGGAGGCTAATAATAGAATTAAATTGCTCAGCACTGGGGAGCAGCTAGGATGAAAGTAAGTAACAGCTCTGTACGCTCCCACCATCCTGTCTAACCCCAGTCATGCCCATTTTCAGAGGGCTTTTGGAATCTGGTGGACACCAGAACAAAGAGAACAGACAAAATGTACAGCATGCAGGCTCTAAGGgaatgtctacccaagctgggaattacacctccaagCTGCAATTTAGAGGTACTTTAAGACCTGTTCTTGTCCCACAGATACCTGGAAAGCTTTGTTGTGTTCTTGGCAGTATTGATGAGCTAAGAGTTTTGTTTCACTTCACCTATTACTTTCAGCCTTGCATCTTTTTTTTCTGGTGTGGTATTCAGAGGGCTTTTCTGAAGCTAGCAGGTCCAGATGCTGGATGAAGATGCTGATCTTCTGGCATTTATCAGAGGCCATGAAGGCATGAAGCTGGAAGAGTTACTGTGGTGGGGCGGCTTCCCCACACAGGCAGGAGAAGGGTTAAGGCAGCCTTGGAGAACccagccaatcaggaaagggtttattgggagagccaaTCAGGAGAAGGATTGCTGGAGCAAcccatatataaagggctgctcagcaGAGCAAGAGGCACTCTCTTCCTGGAGGGTAAAGGGGAAGGACTGTCTGCTGAGGAGCACTGGAGAgactgcagtgctgggcagggtagcGGAGCAATAGGGGAGCTCTTGGCTGACCCTGGCCAAACTGAGGCCCTGAAGCAAGGACAGGGAAGGTGCTAGGGCTACAGGGAAAATGGCCCAGGGAAAGTAGGTGTCTGGAATAAGAGGAGGGGCAGTAAGTGACTGCCAGctctagggtccctgggctgggacccagagtagcaggcaggcctgggttcccccccactTTACCCCTACTTGCCAATGAGGAGAGCAGCCTAAATCCAGACTGAAGTTTGCCCCTGAAGCCAGGGGCTAGACTAGAGACTGCAgttggccactgaggcaagtATAGGGACTGAGGACCGCCTGTCCCCTGAAAGGGGGgagacagagggctggggcacagctggAAGGCCATGTCCCAAAAAGGACACCATGGTCCAGGAGCGACATGGGTCCTGATGGTGGAGGAAGTGGAAGTAACTGCGAGTGAGACACCACTAGTAAAAGGGTCCCTAGTGGTTCAAGAGAGCTAAtccccagcaggaggcgctacgGCGGCGAGTTGGCTCTGCTACAGTCACCATTTGCAAAACAGATATTCCGTGTCAGAGGCATAGGGTTTGGGGGTCCGCTGCCCCTTTGTAACTgcgaggagaatcaggccctgggtctTCTGATTGTGATATACACACTGCCGCAATACTATGGATCCCTCTCACTCTTTATATGCATGTATATTCAgagttagagatttttaaggtcagacgggaccattatgatctagtcCGACCTTCTGTATAACAGGCCAACGAGTAATTTCTAGATCAAGCCCTTAACTTCTGGTTGAGGTAGATCACATCTACTTGAATGATACCCAATCATGATCAAAAGCCTTtaaagtgatgaagaatccatcacATTCCTACCTccattattccaatggttaattccctACAACGTTAAAAAATTgggctttatttctagtctgactgTGTCCCACTTCAGGTACCAACCACtgggtcttgttatgcctttttctgattATATTAAAGAGCTGTCAACTACCTGAAGTCCCTG from Malaclemys terrapin pileata isolate rMalTer1 chromosome 13, rMalTer1.hap1, whole genome shotgun sequence includes:
- the MAP2K6 gene encoding dual specificity mitogen-activated protein kinase kinase 6 isoform X2, translating into MSQPRGKKRNPGLKIPKEAFEQPQTSSTPPRDLDSKACISIGEKNFEVKADDLEPISELGRGAYGVVEKMRHMPSAQIMAVKRIRATVNSQEQKRLLMDLDISMRTVDCHFTVTFYGALFREGDVWICMELMDTSLDKFYKHVIDKGLTIPEDILGKIAVSIVKALEHLHSKLSVIHRDVKPSNVLINTQGQVKMCDFGISGYLVDSVAKTMDAGCKPYMAPERINPELNQKGYSVKSDIWSLGITMIELAILRFPYDSWGTPFQQLKQVVEEPSPQLPADKFSAEFVDFTSQCLKKNSKERPTYPELMQHPFFTQHESKETDVASFVKLILGD
- the MAP2K6 gene encoding dual specificity mitogen-activated protein kinase kinase 6 isoform X3; the protein is MRHMPSAQIMAVKRIRATVNSQEQKRLLMDLDISMRTVDCHFTVTFYGALFREGDVWICMELMDTSLDKFYKHVIDKGLTIPEDILGKIAVSIVKALEHLHSKLSVIHRDVKPSNVLINTQGQVKMCDFGISGYLVDSVAKTMDAGCKPYMAPERINPELNQKGYSVKSDIWSLGITMIELAILRFPYDSWGTPFQQLKQVVEEPSPQLPADKFSAEFVDFTSQCLKKNSKERPTYPELMQHPFFTQHESKETDVASFVKLILGD
- the MAP2K6 gene encoding dual specificity mitogen-activated protein kinase kinase 6 isoform X1, giving the protein MNAGNRTKMGKKRNPGLKIPKEAFEQPQTSSTPPRDLDSKACISIGEKNFEVKADDLEPISELGRGAYGVVEKMRHMPSAQIMAVKRIRATVNSQEQKRLLMDLDISMRTVDCHFTVTFYGALFREGDVWICMELMDTSLDKFYKHVIDKGLTIPEDILGKIAVSIVKALEHLHSKLSVIHRDVKPSNVLINTQGQVKMCDFGISGYLVDSVAKTMDAGCKPYMAPERINPELNQKGYSVKSDIWSLGITMIELAILRFPYDSWGTPFQQLKQVVEEPSPQLPADKFSAEFVDFTSQCLKKNSKERPTYPELMQHPFFTQHESKETDVASFVKLILGD